Below is a genomic region from Anaerolineae bacterium.
ATCGTTACCGGGCGGGCTATAGCTGCTATGGCTCATACAGTGACTTCGCTCGCGGCATCATTTACGCAGTGGACCACGGCGCTAAGGTCATCAACATGAGCTTTGGAGGCACCTACTATTCTACTACCTTGCGCGATGCAATCGCCTATGCTGCTAGCCGTGGCGTTCTATTGGTCGCGGCGGCCGGCAACAACAACAGCTCGAGCCCCTTCTACCCTGCTTACTTTGAGGAGGTGATGGCCGTAGCGGCCACTGACTCGAACGATGCGCGCGCCTCTTGGTCGAATTATGGCAACTGGGTGGACATCTCAGCCCCCGGGGTGGGCATCTATTCCACCTACTTTGACGGCGCTAACTCGACTTATGCCACTATGTCGGGGACTTCAATGGCGGCGCCCCATGTGGTTGGTGTGGCAGGCTTGTTGCTCGCTCAGCATCCAGGCCGTAGTGCTGCAGAACTGCGATCGCTCCTTGAGGGAAGCGCCGATGATTTGGGCGAACTCGGCAAGGACGTCTACTTTGGATACGGCCGCGTCAATGCCTATCGCGCATTAACGACGGGCCAAAACGTATTGGTGCCGACGGCCACGCCCACTCCGGTGCCGCCCACGCCGACCTTTACACCCACCCTGGTGCCGCCTACGCCCACACCGACCTTTACACCTACCCCAGTGCCACCAACGCTAACACCAACCTTTACACCCACTCCAATGCCGCCTACGCCCACACCGACACCGACCTTCACACCCACTCTAGCACCACCGACACCGACGCCAACCCGCACCCCCACTCCAACGTCAATGCCCAAGCGAAGGAAGGTTGTGGTGCTTCGATTGGAAACAGGGCGGTCACAGAACAGCAGCATTCAGGGCTTCACCCCCCGCACTGCCTTTAAACGCAGCGAACGGGTTACCGTGCTGGCATACGTGGCACAGGATAACCAACCCGCTCCGGGGGTCATTCTCGCTATGCAGATGCGTGAGCCAGGGGGCCGAACAGTCCTATTGCAGACTACCACA
It encodes:
- a CDS encoding S8 family peptidase; its protein translation is MRSLLTHIWKGGVALAFIAAFTSSFLPGQKAIYAQTSGPDYIHGRVIVKFRSQAVLDKRIQLQFDAERMVIQAIPQLQVAILDIGDRDIASFVQELGADPEVEYVEPDYIGYPAWDPNDPAYLGGQQWALPRIQAPQAWDITRGQGAVVAVLDTGVDVSHPDLQGRLLPGFSYTTDNENVSDLCGHGTHVTGIIAAVANNGIGLTGVAPEVQILPVKVMDRYRAGYSCYGSYSDFARGIIYAVDHGAKVINMSFGGTYYSTTLRDAIAYAASRGVLLVAAAGNNNSSSPFYPAYFEEVMAVAATDSNDARASWSNYGNWVDISAPGVGIYSTYFDGANSTYATMSGTSMAAPHVVGVAGLLLAQHPGRSAAELRSLLEGSADDLGELGKDVYFGYGRVNAYRALTTGQNVLVPTATPTPVPPTPTFTPTLVPPTPTPTFTPTPVPPTLTPTFTPTPMPPTPTPTPTFTPTLAPPTPTPTRTPTPTSMPKRRKVVVLRLETGRSQNSSIQGFTPRTAFKRSERVTVLAYVAQDNQPAPGVILAMQMREPGGRTVLLQTTTDAQGFALIQYQLSRRAKSGTYELRLANVTGEGIELNLQSSVIRTAFTVY